One genomic segment of Impatiens glandulifera chromosome 6, dImpGla2.1, whole genome shotgun sequence includes these proteins:
- the LOC124942283 gene encoding lipid droplet-associated hydrolase isoform X2 — translation MHQGLFCFTVRSASLSLPPSSSFLRLHTAGHHCRTLSFIPRYTLMDAGNSPLIAKNSLAQFRYCNVSGFKTELIEIRANKPTLHILFIPGNPGVVSFYTDFLEYLYELLRGTTSITAISHISHSGKNWEHGRLFSLEEQINHKLDFIKNELQDNEVPLLLLGHSIGSYISIEMFRRSPEKVTYCIGLYPFLAVDPKSAQQSAIKKIVESPIMCSLVSSLVAFIGLLPRRASKFLILKSIGRSWSSTAIEALCNHLLQYHTVRNVLFLAMTEFQKLSEEPDWEFMKRKQRQLAFLFGADDHWGPLHLLDEISKHVPGAAVAVEREGHTHAFSCTKAGSLWVAQHVASYIVKFQGKQTSD, via the exons ATGCATCAAGGTCTTTTCTGCTTCACTGTTCGATCTGcatctctttctcttcctccaTCCTCCTCTTTCCTCCGTTTACATACTGCAGGGCATCACTGTAGAAC GTTAAGCTTCATACCAAGATACACTCTCATGGATGCTGGAAATTCGCCCCTAATCGCCAAAAACTCGCTTGCCCAATTCCGCTATTGCAATGTCTCCGG CTTTAAGACGGAATTGATAGAGATTCGCGCAAACAAGCCTACATTGCATATTCTCTTCATCCCTGGAAATCCAG GTGTTGTCTCATTTTATACTGATTTTCTTGAATACCTATATGAACTATTAAGAGGAACTACATCTATAACAG CTATCAGCCACATCTCCCACTCAGGAAAG AACTGGGAGCATGGAAGATTATTCTCGCTGGAAGAACAAATTAATCACAAG CTGgatttcataaaaaatgaaCTTCAAGATAATGAAGTCCCATTGCTTTTG CTTGGTCACTCCATTGGTTCATACATTTCCATTGAAATGTTTCGGAGATCACCAGAAAAG GTGACTTATTGTATTGGGCTGTATCCTTTTCTCGCTGTAGATCCAAAATCTGCACAGCAGTCTGCCATTAAGAAGATTGTAGA gTCTCCAATAATGTGCAGTTTAGTAAGTTCTCTGGTGGCCTTTATTGGGTTACTGCCAAGACGGGCATCTAAGTTTCTCATCTTAAAGTCTATTGGAAGGTCTTGGTCATCCACTGCTATTGAGGCCCTCTGTAATCATTTGCTTCAG TATCATACAGTTCGAAATGTGCTCTTTTTGGCCATGACAGAGTTTCAAAAG CTTTCAGAAGAACCGGATTGGGAATTTATGAAACGAAAGCAAAGACAGCTTGCATTTTTATTTGGTGCTGATGATCATTGGGGTCCATTGCACTTACTTGATGAG ATTTCTAAGCATGTCCCAGGTGCGGCAGTTGCGGTTGAAAGGGAGGGCCATACTCATGCTTTCTCATGCACGAAAGCGGGATCATTGTGGGTAGCTCAGCATGTAGCAAGCTATATTGTCAAATTTCAAGGTAAACAGACTTCAGATTAG
- the LOC124942283 gene encoding lipid droplet-associated hydrolase isoform X5, protein MHCAGKEDDQFFRGTSERGEEEEGTLTRRDIRRYIIKKDTTGKNWEHGRLFSLEEQINHKLDFIKNELQDNEVPLLLLGHSIGSYISIEMFRRSPEKVTYCIGLYPFLAVDPKSAQQSAIKKIVEYKFFPINSTYFIFRSPIMCSLVSSLVAFIGLLPRRASKFLILKSIGRSWSSTAIEALCNHLLQYHTVRNVLFLAMTEFQKLSEEPDWEFMKRKQRQLAFLFGADDHWGPLHLLDEISKHVPGAAVAVEREGHTHAFSCTKAGSLWVAQHVASYIVKFQGKQTSD, encoded by the exons ATGCAT TGTGCAGGAAAAGAAGATGATCAATTTTTTAGAGGAACAAGTGAAAGAGGGGAGGAAGAGGAAGGTACTTTGACAAGAAGAGACATAAGAAGATACATTATCAAAAAAGATACAACTGGAAAG AACTGGGAGCATGGAAGATTATTCTCGCTGGAAGAACAAATTAATCACAAG CTGgatttcataaaaaatgaaCTTCAAGATAATGAAGTCCCATTGCTTTTG CTTGGTCACTCCATTGGTTCATACATTTCCATTGAAATGTTTCGGAGATCACCAGAAAAG GTGACTTATTGTATTGGGCTGTATCCTTTTCTCGCTGTAGATCCAAAATCTGCACAGCAGTCTGCCATTAAGAAGATTGTAGAGTACAAATTCTTTCCTATAAACA gtacatattttattttcaggTCTCCAATAATGTGCAGTTTAGTAAGTTCTCTGGTGGCCTTTATTGGGTTACTGCCAAGACGGGCATCTAAGTTTCTCATCTTAAAGTCTATTGGAAGGTCTTGGTCATCCACTGCTATTGAGGCCCTCTGTAATCATTTGCTTCAG TATCATACAGTTCGAAATGTGCTCTTTTTGGCCATGACAGAGTTTCAAAAG CTTTCAGAAGAACCGGATTGGGAATTTATGAAACGAAAGCAAAGACAGCTTGCATTTTTATTTGGTGCTGATGATCATTGGGGTCCATTGCACTTACTTGATGAG ATTTCTAAGCATGTCCCAGGTGCGGCAGTTGCGGTTGAAAGGGAGGGCCATACTCATGCTTTCTCATGCACGAAAGCGGGATCATTGTGGGTAGCTCAGCATGTAGCAAGCTATATTGTCAAATTTCAAGGTAAACAGACTTCAGATTAG
- the LOC124942283 gene encoding lipid droplet-associated hydrolase isoform X1, protein MHQGLFCFTVRSASLSLPPSSSFLRLHTAGHHCRTLSFIPRYTLMDAGNSPLIAKNSLAQFRYCNVSGFKTELIEIRANKPTLHILFIPGNPGVVSFYTDFLEYLYELLRGTTSITAISHISHSGKNWEHGRLFSLEEQINHKLDFIKNELQDNEVPLLLLGHSIGSYISIEMFRRSPEKVTYCIGLYPFLAVDPKSAQQSAIKKIVEYKFFPINSTYFIFRSPIMCSLVSSLVAFIGLLPRRASKFLILKSIGRSWSSTAIEALCNHLLQYHTVRNVLFLAMTEFQKLSEEPDWEFMKRKQRQLAFLFGADDHWGPLHLLDEISKHVPGAAVAVEREGHTHAFSCTKAGSLWVAQHVASYIVKFQGKQTSD, encoded by the exons ATGCATCAAGGTCTTTTCTGCTTCACTGTTCGATCTGcatctctttctcttcctccaTCCTCCTCTTTCCTCCGTTTACATACTGCAGGGCATCACTGTAGAAC GTTAAGCTTCATACCAAGATACACTCTCATGGATGCTGGAAATTCGCCCCTAATCGCCAAAAACTCGCTTGCCCAATTCCGCTATTGCAATGTCTCCGG CTTTAAGACGGAATTGATAGAGATTCGCGCAAACAAGCCTACATTGCATATTCTCTTCATCCCTGGAAATCCAG GTGTTGTCTCATTTTATACTGATTTTCTTGAATACCTATATGAACTATTAAGAGGAACTACATCTATAACAG CTATCAGCCACATCTCCCACTCAGGAAAG AACTGGGAGCATGGAAGATTATTCTCGCTGGAAGAACAAATTAATCACAAG CTGgatttcataaaaaatgaaCTTCAAGATAATGAAGTCCCATTGCTTTTG CTTGGTCACTCCATTGGTTCATACATTTCCATTGAAATGTTTCGGAGATCACCAGAAAAG GTGACTTATTGTATTGGGCTGTATCCTTTTCTCGCTGTAGATCCAAAATCTGCACAGCAGTCTGCCATTAAGAAGATTGTAGAGTACAAATTCTTTCCTATAAACA gtacatattttattttcaggTCTCCAATAATGTGCAGTTTAGTAAGTTCTCTGGTGGCCTTTATTGGGTTACTGCCAAGACGGGCATCTAAGTTTCTCATCTTAAAGTCTATTGGAAGGTCTTGGTCATCCACTGCTATTGAGGCCCTCTGTAATCATTTGCTTCAG TATCATACAGTTCGAAATGTGCTCTTTTTGGCCATGACAGAGTTTCAAAAG CTTTCAGAAGAACCGGATTGGGAATTTATGAAACGAAAGCAAAGACAGCTTGCATTTTTATTTGGTGCTGATGATCATTGGGGTCCATTGCACTTACTTGATGAG ATTTCTAAGCATGTCCCAGGTGCGGCAGTTGCGGTTGAAAGGGAGGGCCATACTCATGCTTTCTCATGCACGAAAGCGGGATCATTGTGGGTAGCTCAGCATGTAGCAAGCTATATTGTCAAATTTCAAGGTAAACAGACTTCAGATTAG
- the LOC124942283 gene encoding lipid droplet-associated hydrolase isoform X3: MDAGNSPLIAKNSLAQFRYCNVSGFKTELIEIRANKPTLHILFIPGNPGVVSFYTDFLEYLYELLRGTTSITAISHISHSGKNWEHGRLFSLEEQINHKLDFIKNELQDNEVPLLLLGHSIGSYISIEMFRRSPEKVTYCIGLYPFLAVDPKSAQQSAIKKIVEYKFFPINSTYFIFRSPIMCSLVSSLVAFIGLLPRRASKFLILKSIGRSWSSTAIEALCNHLLQYHTVRNVLFLAMTEFQKLSEEPDWEFMKRKQRQLAFLFGADDHWGPLHLLDEISKHVPGAAVAVEREGHTHAFSCTKAGSLWVAQHVASYIVKFQGKQTSD, translated from the exons ATGGATGCTGGAAATTCGCCCCTAATCGCCAAAAACTCGCTTGCCCAATTCCGCTATTGCAATGTCTCCGG CTTTAAGACGGAATTGATAGAGATTCGCGCAAACAAGCCTACATTGCATATTCTCTTCATCCCTGGAAATCCAG GTGTTGTCTCATTTTATACTGATTTTCTTGAATACCTATATGAACTATTAAGAGGAACTACATCTATAACAG CTATCAGCCACATCTCCCACTCAGGAAAG AACTGGGAGCATGGAAGATTATTCTCGCTGGAAGAACAAATTAATCACAAG CTGgatttcataaaaaatgaaCTTCAAGATAATGAAGTCCCATTGCTTTTG CTTGGTCACTCCATTGGTTCATACATTTCCATTGAAATGTTTCGGAGATCACCAGAAAAG GTGACTTATTGTATTGGGCTGTATCCTTTTCTCGCTGTAGATCCAAAATCTGCACAGCAGTCTGCCATTAAGAAGATTGTAGAGTACAAATTCTTTCCTATAAACA gtacatattttattttcaggTCTCCAATAATGTGCAGTTTAGTAAGTTCTCTGGTGGCCTTTATTGGGTTACTGCCAAGACGGGCATCTAAGTTTCTCATCTTAAAGTCTATTGGAAGGTCTTGGTCATCCACTGCTATTGAGGCCCTCTGTAATCATTTGCTTCAG TATCATACAGTTCGAAATGTGCTCTTTTTGGCCATGACAGAGTTTCAAAAG CTTTCAGAAGAACCGGATTGGGAATTTATGAAACGAAAGCAAAGACAGCTTGCATTTTTATTTGGTGCTGATGATCATTGGGGTCCATTGCACTTACTTGATGAG ATTTCTAAGCATGTCCCAGGTGCGGCAGTTGCGGTTGAAAGGGAGGGCCATACTCATGCTTTCTCATGCACGAAAGCGGGATCATTGTGGGTAGCTCAGCATGTAGCAAGCTATATTGTCAAATTTCAAGGTAAACAGACTTCAGATTAG
- the LOC124942283 gene encoding lipid droplet-associated hydrolase isoform X4 yields the protein MLFMYVVVAIEKAKYTSSLVRHEQKFKCAGKEDDQFFRGTSERGEEEEGTLTRRDIRRYIIKKDTTGKNWEHGRLFSLEEQINHKLDFIKNELQDNEVPLLLLGHSIGSYISIEMFRRSPEKVTYCIGLYPFLAVDPKSAQQSAIKKIVEYKFFPINSTYFIFRSPIMCSLVSSLVAFIGLLPRRASKFLILKSIGRSWSSTAIEALCNHLLQYHTVRNVLFLAMTEFQKLSEEPDWEFMKRKQRQLAFLFGADDHWGPLHLLDEISKHVPGAAVAVEREGHTHAFSCTKAGSLWVAQHVASYIVKFQGKQTSD from the exons ATGTTGTTCATGTATGTGGTGGTGGCTATTGAAAAAGCTAAATACACTAGTTCCTTAGTTAGACATGAGCAGAAATTTAAGTGTGCAGGAAAAGAAGATGATCAATTTTTTAGAGGAACAAGTGAAAGAGGGGAGGAAGAGGAAGGTACTTTGACAAGAAGAGACATAAGAAGATACATTATCAAAAAAGATACAACTGGAAAG AACTGGGAGCATGGAAGATTATTCTCGCTGGAAGAACAAATTAATCACAAG CTGgatttcataaaaaatgaaCTTCAAGATAATGAAGTCCCATTGCTTTTG CTTGGTCACTCCATTGGTTCATACATTTCCATTGAAATGTTTCGGAGATCACCAGAAAAG GTGACTTATTGTATTGGGCTGTATCCTTTTCTCGCTGTAGATCCAAAATCTGCACAGCAGTCTGCCATTAAGAAGATTGTAGAGTACAAATTCTTTCCTATAAACA gtacatattttattttcaggTCTCCAATAATGTGCAGTTTAGTAAGTTCTCTGGTGGCCTTTATTGGGTTACTGCCAAGACGGGCATCTAAGTTTCTCATCTTAAAGTCTATTGGAAGGTCTTGGTCATCCACTGCTATTGAGGCCCTCTGTAATCATTTGCTTCAG TATCATACAGTTCGAAATGTGCTCTTTTTGGCCATGACAGAGTTTCAAAAG CTTTCAGAAGAACCGGATTGGGAATTTATGAAACGAAAGCAAAGACAGCTTGCATTTTTATTTGGTGCTGATGATCATTGGGGTCCATTGCACTTACTTGATGAG ATTTCTAAGCATGTCCCAGGTGCGGCAGTTGCGGTTGAAAGGGAGGGCCATACTCATGCTTTCTCATGCACGAAAGCGGGATCATTGTGGGTAGCTCAGCATGTAGCAAGCTATATTGTCAAATTTCAAGGTAAACAGACTTCAGATTAG